A section of the Ranitomeya imitator isolate aRanImi1 chromosome 7, aRanImi1.pri, whole genome shotgun sequence genome encodes:
- the LOC138645284 gene encoding uncharacterized protein, with protein sequence MSSTESSSDEEFEPRQSEVDHVSESTSTEGQRGTEQRSQGPVGRRQRVSQRDDDRIVNDLLITLVRERVPLWDSRDPQHAVNSTLRRLLSEVAQALWDGWENAPPRVRNAFVEKIRTRWRSMKDRFNKDLRAKNRAASGSGARHRLYKYHRVLAFLRPVLLMRTTTVAPGSGAVLQPAATDPSQPSSSAAAGGPSTLTGDQGAGPSGLPLSQSSFTAPFFAGSSRQRQRASDRSLMPEFLHLSSVLHEAIKALGDRMDVSHNLLNCRIQDVTKSLDQVKADLQRPAHHFFNQIEQGMSEHLSPDLQLSVMQACNVAFVQAMQQSRNLQQTVAAYPTVPSLSQLTSHSYLCCIPLHVHLYSIHRCTPLQRQHDDECCWTSHRHHRDNRCSGLDLLR encoded by the exons atgtcttctacggagtcttcgtctgatgaggagtttgagccacgtcagtcagaagtggatcatgtgagtgag agcacttctactgagggacagagagggacagagcagcggagtcaaggtccggtgggaagacggcagcgg gtttcacaacgggacgatgaccggatcgtaaacgacctcctgatcaccctggtccgggagcgagtcccgttgtgggacagccgggatccacagcacgcagtcaacagtacgctccgtcggttgttgagtgaggtggcccaagcgttgtgggatggctgggagaatgccccgccacgggtccgtaatgcatttg tggagaaaataagaacacgttggcgttccatgaaggaccgcttcaacaaggaccttcgcgcaaagaatcgtgctgcaagtggttccggagcaaggcaccggctgtacaaatatcaccgtgtgctggcctttttaagaccggtccttctcatgagaac cacgactgtcgcaccaggttctggagcggtccttcagccggcagccacggacccgtcccagccatccagcagcgcagcagcaggtgggccttccacactcactggagaccagggagctggcccatcaggtcttcccctttcgcagtcctctttcactgcacccttttttgcgggctcatcccggcagcgacagagggcttcggataggtccctcatgcccgagtttttgcacttgagctcggttttacacgaagcaatcaaggctttaggtgacagaatggatgtgtcccataacctcttaaattgccggatccaggatgtcaccaaaagccttgatcaagttaaagccgacctccagaggccagctcatcatttttttaaccaaatagagcagggcatgtcggaacaccttagccctgatctccagctcagtgtgatgcaggcctgcaatgttgcttttgtgcaggctatgcagcagagtcgcaatttacagcagacagtggcggcatatccaactgtgccgtcactgtcacaattaacttcccattcctacctctgctgcataccactgcacgtccacctctattccatccacaggtgtactccactacagcgccaacacgatgacgagtgctgttggacatcccaccgccaccaccgtgacaaccgctgctccggcttggacctcctccgctga